In Desulfovibrio sp. 86, the following proteins share a genomic window:
- a CDS encoding metal-dependent hydrolase produces the protein MKWITHQATAVAAALALHLPAAGVAAACVGAVMPDVLDQRMAGLAPTRRGRQKIFNAVHRGTTHWFGWWLILCAVAFAAPGAQMGPMGRDVLLGLGFGGLSHVVLDMLTPSGVPLTPFSRSNKFSLKLCSTGSLGEYCFLLCVVGFVWWFYGADLLKLTRHLAHSKIL, from the coding sequence ATGAAGTGGATAACCCATCAGGCCACGGCCGTCGCTGCGGCCCTGGCCCTGCACCTGCCCGCTGCCGGAGTGGCGGCGGCCTGCGTCGGGGCCGTCATGCCCGACGTGCTGGACCAGCGCATGGCTGGCCTTGCTCCCACCAGACGCGGACGGCAAAAAATATTCAATGCCGTACACAGGGGAACCACCCACTGGTTCGGCTGGTGGCTGATCTTGTGCGCAGTGGCTTTTGCCGCGCCTGGGGCGCAAATGGGCCCCATGGGGCGTGACGTATTGCTGGGGCTTGGCTTCGGCGGCCTCAGTCACGTGGTTCTGGACATGCTGACGCCGTCGGGCGTGCCCCTTACGCCCTTTTCACGCAGCAACAAGTTTTCGCTCAAGCTGTGCTCCACAGGCAGCCTGGGGGAATACTGCTTTCTGCTTTGCGTTGTGGGCTTTGTATGGTGGTTCTACGGCGCTGACCTTTTGAAGCTGACGCGCCATCTGGCCCACTCGAAAATACTGTAA
- a CDS encoding vitamin B12-dependent ribonucleotide reductase encodes MLAQPKDLPEPQLKPNTEVVLQKRYLRKNLDGQTIETPRDLFWRVAAAIAVEEEKYEGSSQKSGQLARDFYDLMTSWKFLPNSPTLMNAGTDLGQLSACFVLPVGDSIEEIFDAVKYAAMIHKSGGGTGFSFSRLRPKDSRVGSTGGVASGPVSFLRIFNTATEQIKQGGTRRGANMGILRVDHPDILEFIGAKEKEGEFNNFNLSVGLTEAFMQAVERDEQYDLVAPNNGEVMRRLPAREVFDLLVRKAWLSGDPGIVFLDRINRDNPTPDQGDIESTNPCGEQPLLPFEACNLGSINLSCFYVPGHENDADPAAKGIDWDELRHAVHLGVRFLDNVIDASRFPLDRISETVRKNRKIGLGVMGFADLLFQLGVAYDSQEGIDLGERVMAFVQEEGHKASALLAQERGPFPAYETSVYGRRKLGPYRNATVTTIAPTGTLSIIAGCSSGVEPLFALCFTRNILDGERLVEVNPHFAEALENGGLFSHELMDAVVARGSIQGMDYLPAPLRKVFVTAMDIAPVWHLRMQAAFQRHTDNAVSKTVNLSNSATEQDIREIYWLAYKEGCKGVTVYRDGCKSIQVLATGEGQKKMDGDSAPESGTAGQQGSAPAPASPIAAPTSLVRKRPDEVQGFTRKVQTGLGAMYLTVNEVDGRPFEVFATIGKSGRSITAKAEAIGRLVSLALRSGVHVRDVVAQIKGIGGEHPVFRGKGLLLSIPDAIAWVLEQRYLKDEVVDTVSDLAANCCPDCGEKLVFQEGCLICPACGFSRCG; translated from the coding sequence ATGCTCGCACAGCCCAAAGATCTCCCTGAGCCACAGTTGAAGCCCAATACCGAAGTCGTTTTGCAAAAGCGTTATCTGCGCAAAAACCTGGACGGACAGACTATCGAAACACCACGCGATCTTTTTTGGCGCGTGGCAGCCGCCATTGCCGTTGAAGAAGAAAAGTACGAGGGCTCCAGCCAGAAGAGCGGGCAATTGGCCCGCGATTTTTATGACCTCATGACCAGTTGGAAGTTTCTGCCCAACTCGCCGACCCTCATGAACGCGGGTACGGACCTGGGGCAGCTTTCCGCCTGTTTTGTGCTGCCGGTGGGCGACTCCATTGAAGAGATTTTTGACGCCGTCAAATACGCGGCCATGATCCACAAGTCCGGCGGCGGCACTGGCTTTTCCTTTTCGCGCCTGCGCCCCAAGGACAGCCGGGTAGGTTCCACCGGCGGTGTGGCCTCCGGGCCAGTGTCTTTTTTGCGCATTTTCAATACCGCCACGGAGCAGATAAAGCAGGGGGGCACTCGACGCGGAGCCAACATGGGCATCCTGCGGGTGGATCACCCGGATATTCTCGAATTTATAGGCGCCAAGGAAAAAGAAGGCGAATTCAATAACTTCAATCTTTCCGTTGGATTGACTGAAGCCTTCATGCAGGCCGTGGAGCGGGACGAGCAGTATGACCTCGTGGCCCCCAACAACGGCGAAGTCATGAGGCGCCTGCCCGCGCGCGAGGTTTTTGACCTGCTGGTGCGCAAGGCATGGCTGTCGGGCGATCCCGGCATTGTCTTTCTTGATCGCATCAACCGCGACAATCCCACGCCGGATCAGGGCGACATTGAATCGACCAACCCTTGCGGCGAGCAGCCCCTGCTGCCCTTTGAAGCCTGCAACCTCGGTTCCATCAATCTTTCCTGCTTTTATGTCCCCGGGCACGAAAACGATGCGGATCCGGCCGCGAAGGGCATAGACTGGGACGAACTGCGCCATGCCGTGCATCTGGGCGTGCGCTTTCTCGACAATGTCATTGACGCCTCGCGCTTTCCCCTTGACCGCATCAGCGAAACCGTGCGCAAAAACCGCAAGATCGGCCTGGGCGTTATGGGCTTTGCCGACCTGCTCTTTCAGCTTGGCGTGGCCTATGACTCGCAAGAGGGCATTGACCTTGGCGAGCGGGTCATGGCCTTTGTGCAGGAGGAAGGGCACAAGGCATCGGCCCTGCTGGCCCAGGAACGCGGGCCGTTCCCGGCCTACGAGACCTCGGTGTACGGCCGCCGCAAGCTTGGGCCGTACCGTAACGCCACGGTAACCACCATCGCGCCCACGGGCACGCTTTCCATCATCGCTGGCTGCTCGTCCGGCGTGGAGCCGCTTTTCGCCCTGTGTTTTACACGCAATATTCTGGATGGCGAGCGCCTCGTGGAAGTGAATCCGCATTTTGCGGAAGCGCTTGAGAACGGCGGGCTGTTCAGCCATGAGCTGATGGACGCCGTGGTGGCCAGGGGCTCCATTCAGGGCATGGACTATCTGCCCGCCCCTCTGCGCAAGGTCTTTGTGACTGCCATGGATATAGCGCCGGTGTGGCATCTGCGCATGCAGGCGGCCTTTCAGCGGCACACGGACAATGCCGTGTCCAAAACCGTCAACCTGTCCAACAGCGCCACAGAGCAGGACATCCGCGAAATATACTGGCTGGCGTATAAGGAAGGCTGCAAGGGCGTCACCGTATACCGCGACGGCTGCAAGAGCATTCAGGTGCTCGCCACGGGCGAGGGACAGAAGAAAATGGACGGCGATTCCGCGCCCGAATCGGGCACGGCCGGGCAGCAGGGCAGCGCGCCTGCCCCCGCTTCACCCATCGCCGCGCCCACGTCTCTGGTGCGCAAGCGCCCCGACGAGGTGCAGGGCTTTACCCGCAAGGTGCAGACGGGCCTCGGGGCCATGTACCTTACGGTCAATGAGGTGGACGGCAGGCCCTTTGAGGTCTTTGCCACCATTGGCAAATCCGGCCGCTCCATTACCGCCAAGGCCGAGGCCATAGGCCGCCTCGTTTCTCTGGCGCTGCGCTCCGGCGTGCACGTGCGCGACGTTGTGGCGCAGATTAAAGGCATCGGCGGCGAACACCCCGTCTTTCGCGGCAAGGGCCTGCTGCTTTCCATCCCTGACGCCATTGCCTGGGTGCTGGAGCAGCGCTACCTCAAGGATGAGGTTGTGGATACTGTCAGCGACCTTGCCGCCAACTGCTGCCCCGACTGCGGCGAAAAACTTGTTTTTCAGGAAGGGTGCCTGATTTGCCCGGCTTGCGGGTTTTCCCGCTGCGGCTAA
- a CDS encoding small ribosomal subunit Rsm22 family protein: MSDQQKKKPRPDRSRNGEVSRDKPADRPAKRPADRDRTADRPGQDKGGEGHSRPDRAGAGKPGGSRSGRPGQDKGGEGHSRPDRAGAGKPGGSRSGRPGQDKGGEGHSRPDRAGAGKPGGSRSGRPGQDKGGEGHSRPDRAGAGKPGGSRSGRPGQDKGGEGHSRPDRAGAGKSYEDKGRPEKAWPEKSGAKKYEPKKYEQDKGRSGKTGSDKNWPGEGRDKSRGQDREQNRGRNRGQDRDRSWGQDAGKGRDNGPRPPHSGRPRSDAPRSGRGGASAEGWPDAKNAFDRADGQNRNRAGFNRDGRDRDSFSRDDFNRDRRESITARAPRPATAQSYAWKGAMPLFPPLTEEARVILDQLPEVLARVWPLSAAHRRSLPDDIARLSRLLTTERAALDRPYWGTPAFVSAYMYYFLPWNLVRLIRLLAAMPLPDPQAVAAQGGKALLIDTGSGPLTLPLALWLARPEWRQAPIQVLALDSSSQPLELGRSLLHEVAALTFHQPWQVQIVRAPLEQAARQAAPLLSGGQARPWLVSAANVLNELRFGKRSGRASTLDSYDEDDAPLMGRMDDPDAEGRAGSGQSADPDERPDDCREERLARFLDALAPLFRSHGRSATDGAEGQSSGPSLLFVEPGTRLGGSTIMDLRHLAVEGGLTALAPCPHQAACPLLGGQGGRTWCHFTFGSEDAPRWLEDLSADAGLGKSGLSLAPLLLSPVAAPEVAAGQEQGRKTSGSMKARVLTAPFAVPGLAGRGRYACAACGLLLLEDADGLPSGSLLEVQVPPDARRDAKSGARIVRRPGYGGASPAGHGYAHASPAAPAEGMPRPARPARRDAPARPDSRRPSSERDSGRPQRRGGKGGKKG; encoded by the coding sequence ATGTCAGATCAGCAAAAAAAGAAACCGCGTCCGGACCGTTCCCGCAACGGCGAAGTCTCTCGTGACAAGCCCGCAGACAGACCTGCGAAAAGGCCTGCGGACAGGGACAGGACAGCAGACAGACCCGGTCAGGACAAGGGTGGCGAAGGCCATTCCCGTCCCGACAGGGCGGGAGCGGGCAAACCCGGCGGTTCGCGCAGCGGCAGACCCGGTCAGGACAAGGGCGGCGAAGGTCATTCCCGTCCCGACAGGGCGGGAGCGGGCAAACCCGGCGGTTCACGCAGCGGCAGGCCCGGTCAGGACAAGGGTGGCGAAGGCCATTCCCGTCCCGACAGGGCGGGAGCGGGCAAACCCGGCGGTTCGCGTAGCGGCAGGCCCGGTCAGGACAAGGGCGGTGAAGGCCATTCCCGGCCCGACAGGGCGGGAGCGGGCAAACCCGGCGGCTCGCGCAGCGGCAGGCCCGGTCAGGACAAGGGCGGCGAAGGCCATTCCCGTCCCGACAGGGCGGGAGCGGGCAAGTCCTATGAGGATAAAGGCCGGCCCGAAAAAGCTTGGCCCGAAAAATCTGGGGCCAAGAAATATGAGCCCAAAAAATATGAGCAGGACAAGGGCAGATCCGGCAAAACCGGGTCTGACAAAAACTGGCCCGGCGAGGGTCGTGACAAGAGCCGGGGCCAGGACAGAGAGCAGAACCGGGGCCGGAACCGGGGTCAGGACAGAGACCGTAGCTGGGGCCAGGACGCAGGCAAGGGCAGAGACAACGGGCCGCGCCCGCCGCACTCTGGCAGGCCGCGCTCCGACGCGCCGCGCTCCGGCAGGGGTGGAGCGTCAGCCGAAGGCTGGCCCGATGCCAAAAATGCTTTTGACCGCGCAGATGGTCAGAACAGAAACAGGGCTGGATTCAACAGGGACGGACGCGACCGGGACAGCTTTAGCAGGGATGATTTCAACCGGGACAGGCGTGAATCCATAACCGCCCGAGCCCCGCGCCCGGCCACCGCCCAGAGTTACGCCTGGAAGGGGGCAATGCCGTTGTTTCCGCCTTTGACGGAAGAAGCGCGCGTCATTCTTGACCAACTGCCGGAAGTGCTGGCCCGCGTATGGCCCCTGAGCGCGGCCCATCGCCGTTCGCTGCCCGACGACATAGCCCGGCTGTCACGCCTGCTCACCACCGAGCGGGCGGCCCTTGACCGTCCCTACTGGGGTACTCCGGCCTTTGTCAGCGCGTATATGTACTATTTTTTGCCCTGGAATCTGGTGCGGCTCATCCGCCTGCTGGCGGCAATGCCCCTGCCGGACCCGCAGGCCGTCGCGGCTCAGGGCGGCAAGGCTCTGCTGATCGATACAGGATCCGGCCCGCTGACCTTGCCTCTGGCTCTGTGGCTGGCCCGTCCCGAGTGGCGGCAAGCGCCCATTCAGGTACTGGCTCTGGACAGTTCGTCGCAGCCGCTGGAACTGGGGCGCAGCCTGTTGCACGAAGTGGCAGCCCTGACCTTCCATCAGCCCTGGCAGGTGCAGATCGTGCGGGCTCCGCTGGAGCAGGCCGCGCGACAGGCCGCGCCGCTGCTGTCCGGAGGGCAGGCCCGGCCCTGGCTGGTCAGCGCCGCCAACGTGCTCAATGAACTGCGTTTCGGCAAAAGAAGCGGCCGCGCCAGCACGCTTGATTCCTACGACGAAGACGACGCCCCCCTGATGGGGAGAATGGACGATCCCGATGCGGAAGGGCGCGCCGGTTCCGGCCAGTCGGCGGATCCGGACGAACGGCCCGACGATTGCCGCGAGGAGCGGCTTGCGCGTTTTCTGGATGCGCTTGCGCCGCTGTTCCGCAGCCATGGCCGCTCCGCCACGGACGGCGCGGAAGGCCAGTCTTCTGGCCCATCCCTGCTTTTTGTGGAACCCGGCACGCGCCTCGGCGGTTCCACCATTATGGATCTGCGTCATCTGGCTGTGGAGGGCGGGCTTACGGCCCTGGCCCCGTGCCCGCATCAGGCGGCCTGTCCGCTGCTGGGCGGTCAGGGAGGCCGCACCTGGTGTCACTTTACCTTTGGCAGCGAAGACGCGCCCAGATGGCTTGAAGACCTTTCCGCCGATGCCGGGCTTGGCAAAAGCGGCCTGAGTCTCGCGCCGCTCCTGCTTTCGCCCGTGGCAGCGCCGGAAGTTGCGGCTGGCCAGGAGCAGGGACGCAAAACTTCCGGCAGCATGAAGGCCCGCGTGCTCACAGCGCCTTTTGCCGTTCCCGGCCTTGCGGGCCGTGGCCGCTATGCCTGTGCCGCCTGCGGTCTGTTGTTGCTGGAAGATGCCGACGGGCTGCCGTCCGGCAGTCTGCTCGAGGTGCAGGTGCCACCGGACGCACGGCGTGACGCCAAGAGCGGCGCGCGCATTGTGCGGCGGCCGGGTTACGGGGGCGCGTCCCCCGCCGGGCATGGTTATGCCCACGCAAGCCCTGCGGCCCCTGCAGAAGGCATGCCGCGTCCGGCCCGTCCGGCCCGCCGGGATGCTCCGGCCCGACCGGACTCCCGTCGGCCATCTTCCGAGCGCGATTCCGGCAGGCCGCAAAGGCGCGGTGGAAAGGGCGGGAAAAAAGGCTAA